The nucleotide sequence GGAATTGCCGGATGTCCACATCACTGTGACGGTCGGTCGTGATGCGGAGTTGAAAGAAAAATTGCTCGAACGCACGGCGGAACACAAAGACCGCGTGGAGATCCTTGGCTGGACGAATAACATGCCCGCGCTCATGCGGCAGAGCCACCTCATCATCGGCAAAGCCGGTGGTGCGACGGTGCAAGAGGCGATCGCCGCCAAGACGCCCATGATCATCAATCAGGTGATCCCTGGGCAGGAAGAGGGGAATGCGCGCCTCATTGAAGAAGCGGGCTTCGGTGCCATTGCGGAGAAGAACAAGGAAGTGGTGGAACTGGTGGAGGATGCCTTTGCGGATGGCTCCAAGCTCTGGCACAAGTGGAAGAAAAATCTCGAAGCCAAGAGCAAGCCGGATGCTTCTCTGAAAATTGCGGAAGCTATCCTTGCCGAGAGCGACCGGCAGGATGACCCAACGAAGAAGATCAAACTCTTCGAGAAACCCTCGGAACGTTTGATGGAACGAACGGTTGCTGGTATGCCGGGTGTCATCACGAATCAGCAGAAGATGCTCCTGTGCGATTTCCACATGCACAGCAATTACTCGGACGGCAAATTGTCCGTGCCCGATCTCGTGGATTTCTATGGCAAGCTGGGCTTTGACTGCATCTGCATCACAGACCACTTGGCCGATCCGCGTCGCCTCATCGGCAAGCTGGTGAAGCTGAGCAATCTCACGCTCGGCCACAATCAAGTGGAGGAATACTTCGCCGTCATCGAACGCGAGCGCAAACGTGCCTGGCGCAAGTACGGCATGATCGTGATGACCGGCATCGAGTTCAATAAGGACGGCTACACTGCAAAGTCCTCGGCTCACTTGCTGGGCATCGACCTGAAAGCGCCCATTGACCCCGCGCTGGATTTGCCCGAGACCATCGCGCACATCCATGGGCAAGGCGGCTTGGCCATCGCGTCACACCCGCACTTGATGAAGAGCGAGTGGGGTAAGAACACGCTGCACCTCTGGGAGAATATCGACACCTACGCGCCGCTCATCGACGCGTGGGAAATCGCGAATCGGAATGATATCTTCAATCCCGTGGGCACACGGCAGTTGCCCTTCGTGGCGAACAGCGATTTCCACAAGCCCAAGCACATCTACTCGTGGAAGACGTTGCTGAACTGCGAGAAGAACGCCGACGCGATCAAAGAGTGCGTGAAGAAAAACGAACACGTCGCCATCACGCTCTATCGTGATTTTCCGAAGACGATAAAGCAGATGCCGCGCGTGGAAGTGGCTCCAGAAAATGTGGTACACTTGGAGCACGACATGCGGTTGCGGCAAGTAGGGGCTTAAAGTCAGGGCGAGCGCCGCTTATTTGGCCTTCGCCAGTTCCTGCATCATCTCCAGAAGGTTCTTCACGAGGATAACGGAAGCATCTTCCTGCACAGTATTCGTGCCGAGCCACGTCTCATAACCTCCCAGCTTGTGATGTTCGGGTGTGGGGAGATAACCATGGCGGCCATTCGCGAGGCCGATCACCATGGTTTGCCCAAAGGGACTTTTCTTTTTCAGCTCCAGGCCGATCTCCACAAACGTTTCGAACGGGATGCCACATACCACGGTGTCCCCGATACGGATGGCTTGCAGCTTCACCGTCAGGCTGCCAGGCCGCTCGGCGGCGGATAACGTGCTGCGGGCATAGTTCTGCGCGAGGCGCGGCAGTTTTTCAATTGCCGCCGGGTCTTTGATAGCCACGACGCGCCGAGCCTCGGCGATCTGTTCTTCCGTGGGTTTGCGATAGTTCAAGGTGATTTCGCGTTCCACCATGCCGAGGCGGATGTCTGTTTCGTGCTTGGCGATCTTGCGGTGCGCCAGCCATGCCGTATCGGCGGCTTTGCTGGCGACGATGCGGATCTGCTCGAAGGGTTCGCGCGGCGGACGGGTGACGAGGAAGGGGATGTTGTTGATGTCCCCGGAAGCGCCATTGGACATCATGGCAACGAAATTTTCATCGCCACGCAAGCGCGAGGGCATGAGGCGGGCGAATTCACCGAAGTAATCGGCGGAGACCTGGGCACCGGGCATGCCACCGACGTAATGGAGGGCGTAGTTCGCAAAGAGGGCGAGGGGCTTGCGCTTCGTGTCTTGCAGGGAGAGCACCATGATATCGGGATCGGTCGGGCCAGCGGGGCGTTCCAGCACATCCGGGCTGGTGCCGGGGTTCATCTTCACCTGGTCGAGTTTGCCGTAGGGGTTCAGCGGCATCTTGCCAAGCTTGAGATACCAACGGCGGTTGAACACCTCGTCAGGCAGAGGATGCGAGGCGGCACCGAAGGCAGCGGGCTTCAAGGCGGCATGGGCCTTGATGATGGAATCCGCGAGGCCTGCGAGGAGAAGCTTGCGATAGGCGGCAGCAGGTGAGTTGCCTTCCTTGGTGCCCGAGGAGGGCGCGCTGTGCGTGTGCGTGGAGGAGACGAGCATGCGGTTCACGGGGATGCCGGTCTTTTGGGACGCGATGCCTTTGGCTTCCTCGATGGTTTCGGGGGCGGTGCCCAGATTATCCACCACCACCATGGCGAGGGAGAGCTTGCCGTCATCCAGAACGATGGCGCGGGAGTGTAAGGGGTCGTGGGCATTGGTGGCCATGTTCGCGCTGAAGCCGCCGGGCATGTTCAGAGGGAACTCCTTGGGCGTGATGTCCACGGCGGCGGCTCCGGCGCGGAGGGCGGCATGGCTGTCCAAACTGATGCATAGATGAATGACTGCAAGCAGGAGGACGTATCGGAGGGCAGTCTTAGTTTTCATTCTGGGAATTGCGTCCAGCATAGCGCAGGACAGGAAGGCCGTTCAAGCGGCGGTCTGAATTATTTCTGAAAGATTTCGCGATCGTTTTGTCCGTTTCGGACGTTTAACCTTGGTAAAGCTATGAGAAAAAACTGGCTGAAAATCTCGGCGGTGATTGGGTTGATGCATTATTTGGGTGGAGGTCAATTCGTTCAGGCTCATGTCATCGGCGAGACGGATGATCACGGTCATGCGGCGCATTATGATTTCTCCGTGGTGCCGCCGGTGGTGGTGCTTAGTGCGGCACAGCTCAAGCCGGATACCGTCTTGATGGCGCAAGCAAAGCCGGGGGCTGCACCGATCGCGGCCAAGCACGCTCCCGGGATGGTGGCGCATTTTGAAGCGTTCGCACCGAAGGTGAGGACGCGGATCGACGGGAAGTTTCTTTATGTGGAGTCGGACGGGATGCCGGCGCACAACATGATGGTGGGCATCACGGCGTGGCAGCAGCAGGTTCCTCTGCCGCAGCCTTATACGGGGAATAATGCGTGGCGCATCCCTTTGCAGCCGGTGCCGTCGAAGACACCAGTGCCTATCAAAGACCGGTTTCTACGAGGTGCGGTGGCACTGGCGGTGAATGGCATTCCGATCTTCAATCCGCAGAATAATCGCGGGGAAATCTCGCAGGAGATCGGGGAGCTGGATCAGTGGGGCGGGCATTGCGGTCGCGCGGATGATTATCACTATCACGCCACGCCGTTTCATCTGGAAGCGATCGTGGGCAAGGGCAAGCCGGTGGCTTATGCGCTGGACGGATATCCGATTTATGGGCTCACGGAACCGGATGGTTCCACGCCCACGAAGTTGGATGCGTTCAACGGGCATGAGACGCCGAGGCTGGGTTATCACTATCATGGTTCCAACAAGTACCCGTATGTGAACGGCGGGTTTCATGGTGAGGTTACGGAGGCGGGAGGACAAGTGGACCCGCAGCCGCGTGCGCAAGGTGTCCGGGAGGCACTGACAGCCTTGCGTGGTGCGCGCATCACTGACTTCACGGGAAAGGAAAACAAACAGTTCAGCCTGAAGTATGTGGTGGGTAACGAGACGCGTTATGTGAATTACGCGCTGAATGACAATGGCACAGTGAAGTTCGATTTCGTGGACGGGCGCGGTCAGGTGAAGTCTGAGGTCTACTCACCCAGGCAAGGTGGTGGCGGTGGAAACCGCCCGCCCGGAGAGCCGAAAGGAAAGGAAGGACAGAAGAAGGGGAAAGGAGGGGAGCGTCCACCGGGAGGCAAAGGCGAACCCAAAGGAGCGGATAGTGCGCGCCAGCCTTGGATGAAAGTGCACGCGAGCGAGATGGATGGAAACAAGGACGGCGAATTGACTCGTGATGAACTCAACACGGAAGTAACGGCGGTTTTCAAAGGCTACGATCGCAATCAAGACGCCCAGCTGACCCGAGAAGAGTATGAAGGGGGCAGCCAAGTACGTTCGGCCATGGGTGGTTTCGTGAAACAACACGCGAGCGAGGTTGATGCAGACCATGATGCGATAATCACCTTGGCTGAAATACAGGCCACAGCCCGCCGGATGTTCGAGAAAGCTGACACCAATGGTGACGGGAAGCTGTCCAAGGACGAACTGACGCTTCCGCCGGGTTATGTGGCTACGCCTCCGGAGAATTCAGCAAAGAAATAATAAGCCATGAAAATTTTTGCCACTAAACTCATGAGTTCCGTTAGATGGATGCTGCTGTTGCTGGCTGGACTTTGTCTGTTCGCTAGACCCGTGACTGCTGCCTCGAAACCCAACTTTCTCTTTATCCTAGGCGAGGGCCAAGGCTGGAGCAGCCTGTCCGTGCCCATGGATGATCGGTGGCCCAACTCCAAGAGTGATCTGCAACTGACACCTAACCTCGACCGGATCGCGAAGGAAGGAATGCGGTTCGCAAACTTCTATGCGCCTTCGCCGCGTTGCACACCATCGCGCGCTGCTTATTTCACCGGGGTGAGCCCGGCGCAATTGCATATGACGTTTGTGAATGAGGGAAAGGGAGATGCGGTGACCGCAGGCACGAAAGTCATTGCCGCCAAAACGACGACTGAGATGAGCCAGGAAGTGATCACCGTGGCCGAGTTATTAAAGAGGGCAGGTTATGCCACAGCCCATTTCGGCAAGTGGCACTTGGGCCGAACGAATCCTTCCCAGCATGGTTACGACGAAAATGATGGGCCTAATTCAAACGACGGGCCGGATCACGTGGCCAATCCAAATCCCAAGCAGGCTTATGCTACGGCTGAGCTAGGCATGAACTTCATGGAAAGGCAGGTCAAAGCAGGAAAACCATTCTACCTGCAAGTTGCACATTACGCCGGTAAAAGCGTTCTGGATGTGAAGCCTGAGACGTATGAGGCCGTCCTGAAGCGGGCTGGCGGCCGGGATAAAACCAGAGTGGGAGCGGCAGCAGTAGCAGAGGATGCGGACATCACGGTGGGTATGTTGCTCAAGAAACTCGACCAACTGGGCATCGCCGAAAATACCTACGTCATTTACACGACCGACCATGGGGCACAGGGACGTAGCGCCAATGAACCTTTGAACAATGGTAAAGGGACGATTTGGGATGGCGGCTTGCGAGTGCCTTTGCTTATCCGCGGACCCGGCATCAAAGCAGGGACTTTTGCACGCCAACTCACCAGTGGCGTAGACCTGTTGCCAACGATTGCTGAATTGGCCGGAAACAAAGAACCGCTTTCTGCGCAAGTGGAGGGTGGGAGTTTGGTGCCCATTCTAAAGAATGCGGGATCGGGAGAGGTGAAGCGGGCGCGTGAGGAGTTCGTGGTGCATTTTCCTCATTACGACAAAGACTTGGTAGGTCCGGCCTCGGCGATTTATCTCGGGGATCTGAAGCTGGTGCGCATCTACGAGACGGGTGAACGCAGGCTTTATGACGTCACGAAAGATATCGCGGAGAAGAATGATCTGGCCAAGCAACAGCCGGACAGAGTGGCCGCATTAGATCTAAGGCTTACAGACTACTTGAAAGCTGTGAAGGCAGAGATGCCATCGCTTAACCCGCGTCCCGACCCCAATGTGAAAGCAACTGAACTACCAGGCGACCGCCGTGGGGGCAAAGGCAAGGATGGAAAGAAAAATGGCAAAGATGCCGAGCAACCGAATAAACAGTAACATGAAACGCATTTCATTCCGCCTCATCGGGCTGGCTTTACTCACCCCTTTGGTTTTGGGGACGGCGTTCGATCTCTTACAACCTTTGGCTGCGCAATCCGAGCCAGCTAAAACAATCGAAAAGCCTCGCAATGGCGGCAAAAGCGGCCAAGGAAAAGGTGAAGTGAAGATGCCAACTCCGGCATTTCGCACGGAGGTGCCTGCTCATGAGTATGATTTGATTTTGGGCAGGCCGACCAAAGAGGCGATCACGCTGAGTGTGCTAACTTATGGGGAGAGGGAAGGTTATGTAGCTTATGGGACGAAGTCGGGGGAGTATGCGAAAGAGACGCCGAAGCAGAAGTTTCTAAAAGGGCAGCCGGTGGAAATGTTGATCAACAGCTTGGCGCCCAATACGCGTTACTACTACCAGTTCTGTTCGCGCGCTGTGGGTAAAGGAGATTTCGAACGCAGCGCGGAGGCAAACTTTATGACGGCCCGGCCACCGGGCAGTGAATTCACTTTCACAGTGCAAGCAGATCCGCACCTTGATTTCGCCACGGATCCCGATGTCTATCTGCGGAGTCTCACCAACGCGATCGTGTCGGGAACAGACTTCCACATCGACTTGGGGGATACGTTCATGACGGACAAGTATACGGACTACAAGGCAGCTGCTGACCAGTACCTCGCGCAACGATATTACTTCGGAGTCGTGGGGAGATTTGCTCCAGTTTATCTGGTGCTGGGCAATCATGATGGAGAGGCAGGGTGGTTTCTGGATGGAGGACGGGAGAATTCGGCTGTTTGGTCGAACGAGATGCGCAAACGCTACTATCCAAATCCGTTGCCCAATATTTTTTACACGGGAAATCAGGTGCCTGATCGGCAGGCCGGGCTCTTGGAGAATTATTATGCTTGGACATGGGGGGATGCACTGTTCATCGCACTGGATCCGTTCTGGTATACGCGCAACAAAACGCGTGGAGATGACAATTGGAATCGCACGCTGGGCGATGCGCAGTATGCGTGGTTGAAGAAAACTCTGGAGAACAGCACCGCAAAGTATCGGTTTGTATTTCTGCATCATCTGGTAGGAGGTTCGAGCAAGGAAGCGCGGGGCGGGGTGGAGGCTGCG is from Verrucomicrobiia bacterium and encodes:
- a CDS encoding glycosyltransferase, which gives rise to MKKVIILTAGFGEGHNAAARNIRDALEHISDEVKVEVLDLFETSYGSINEIVKKAYLGLVQYAPGVWGGIYNLLDNSALLNRNLGGFGRLRDALGDILHETQPDCVVSTYPVYAHVIQELFKDHSQRNFRFITVVTDSISVNAAWFRAPSDLYFVPNDETAEVMIAAGVDSERIKSMGFPVSHLFAELQKEVLDRPEAAKLRRILYLINTGKKKSGKALDRLLELPDVHITVTVGRDAELKEKLLERTAEHKDRVEILGWTNNMPALMRQSHLIIGKAGGATVQEAIAAKTPMIINQVIPGQEEGNARLIEEAGFGAIAEKNKEVVELVEDAFADGSKLWHKWKKNLEAKSKPDASLKIAEAILAESDRQDDPTKKIKLFEKPSERLMERTVAGMPGVITNQQKMLLCDFHMHSNYSDGKLSVPDLVDFYGKLGFDCICITDHLADPRRLIGKLVKLSNLTLGHNQVEEYFAVIERERKRAWRKYGMIVMTGIEFNKDGYTAKSSAHLLGIDLKAPIDPALDLPETIAHIHGQGGLAIASHPHLMKSEWGKNTLHLWENIDTYAPLIDAWEIANRNDIFNPVGTRQLPFVANSDFHKPKHIYSWKTLLNCEKNADAIKECVKKNEHVAITLYRDFPKTIKQMPRVEVAPENVVHLEHDMRLRQVGA
- a CDS encoding YHYH protein, with amino-acid sequence MRKNWLKISAVIGLMHYLGGGQFVQAHVIGETDDHGHAAHYDFSVVPPVVVLSAAQLKPDTVLMAQAKPGAAPIAAKHAPGMVAHFEAFAPKVRTRIDGKFLYVESDGMPAHNMMVGITAWQQQVPLPQPYTGNNAWRIPLQPVPSKTPVPIKDRFLRGAVALAVNGIPIFNPQNNRGEISQEIGELDQWGGHCGRADDYHYHATPFHLEAIVGKGKPVAYALDGYPIYGLTEPDGSTPTKLDAFNGHETPRLGYHYHGSNKYPYVNGGFHGEVTEAGGQVDPQPRAQGVREALTALRGARITDFTGKENKQFSLKYVVGNETRYVNYALNDNGTVKFDFVDGRGQVKSEVYSPRQGGGGGNRPPGEPKGKEGQKKGKGGERPPGGKGEPKGADSARQPWMKVHASEMDGNKDGELTRDELNTEVTAVFKGYDRNQDAQLTREEYEGGSQVRSAMGGFVKQHASEVDADHDAIITLAEIQATARRMFEKADTNGDGKLSKDELTLPPGYVATPPENSAKK
- a CDS encoding sulfatase — encoded protein: MSSVRWMLLLLAGLCLFARPVTAASKPNFLFILGEGQGWSSLSVPMDDRWPNSKSDLQLTPNLDRIAKEGMRFANFYAPSPRCTPSRAAYFTGVSPAQLHMTFVNEGKGDAVTAGTKVIAAKTTTEMSQEVITVAELLKRAGYATAHFGKWHLGRTNPSQHGYDENDGPNSNDGPDHVANPNPKQAYATAELGMNFMERQVKAGKPFYLQVAHYAGKSVLDVKPETYEAVLKRAGGRDKTRVGAAAVAEDADITVGMLLKKLDQLGIAENTYVIYTTDHGAQGRSANEPLNNGKGTIWDGGLRVPLLIRGPGIKAGTFARQLTSGVDLLPTIAELAGNKEPLSAQVEGGSLVPILKNAGSGEVKRAREEFVVHFPHYDKDLVGPASAIYLGDLKLVRIYETGERRLYDVTKDIAEKNDLAKQQPDRVAALDLRLTDYLKAVKAEMPSLNPRPDPNVKATELPGDRRGGKGKDGKKNGKDAEQPNKQ
- a CDS encoding metallophosphoesterase family protein gives rise to the protein MKRISFRLIGLALLTPLVLGTAFDLLQPLAAQSEPAKTIEKPRNGGKSGQGKGEVKMPTPAFRTEVPAHEYDLILGRPTKEAITLSVLTYGEREGYVAYGTKSGEYAKETPKQKFLKGQPVEMLINSLAPNTRYYYQFCSRAVGKGDFERSAEANFMTARPPGSEFTFTVQADPHLDFATDPDVYLRSLTNAIVSGTDFHIDLGDTFMTDKYTDYKAAADQYLAQRYYFGVVGRFAPVYLVLGNHDGEAGWFLDGGRENSAVWSNEMRKRYYPNPLPNIFYTGNQVPDRQAGLLENYYAWTWGDALFIALDPFWYTRNKTRGDDNWNRTLGDAQYAWLKKTLENSTAKYRFVFLHHLVGGSSKEARGGVEAAKLFEWGGFSLNGQNEFATKRPGWALPIHQLLVKHHVNVVFHGHDHLFVKQELDGVIYQEVPQPGHPRGTTRSAEEYGYKSGVILPASGIMRIKVSSENAVVQYLKTGKEMEVAHEYMVKGR